In Deltaproteobacteria bacterium, one DNA window encodes the following:
- the fliS gene encoding flagellar export chaperone FliS, which produces MDLNYSFTQYQKTRFVTADQGRLILMMYDGAIRFIEQAKTKMERGDIPGKGIAIARAQGIISELNGSLNREKGGQLALSLETLYLYINNQLSMANLKNSQEHLDDALKVIRELLTGWKAIIQRPNSQRLHRAARDFRPETASAL; this is translated from the coding sequence ATGGATCTGAACTATTCCTTTACCCAGTACCAGAAGACCCGCTTTGTCACGGCGGACCAGGGCAGGCTGATTCTCATGATGTATGACGGGGCTATCCGGTTCATTGAACAGGCAAAGACGAAGATGGAAAGGGGAGACATCCCGGGCAAGGGGATTGCCATTGCAAGGGCCCAGGGTATAATTTCCGAATTGAACGGCAGCCTGAACCGAGAAAAGGGAGGCCAGTTGGCCCTTTCTCTGGAAACCCTTTATCTGTACATCAACAATCAGCTCTCCATGGCCAACCTCAAGAACAGCCAAGAACACCTGGACGACGCACTCAAGGTTATTCGGGAACTGTTGACCGGGTGGAAGGCGATTATCCAACGGCCCAACTCCCAGAGGCTCCACAGGGCAGCAAGAGATTTCAGGCCTGAGACCGCATCGGCTCTGTAG
- the fliD gene encoding flagellar filament capping protein FliD — MATSTVSGLASGINWTDIISQLMEIERRPITLLESRKSDYQEKLSAWQTINTRLLSLKSEADSLKTASDFLAKTASSSDEDILTVSATSSAVAGSYSVTVNRLAQSHKIGSQGWEDEDSTAVASSSGTFTFSVGSGDSVEISVDSTTTLLDLRDAINGADGGLTATILNDGSATNPYRLVLTADESGEENAITISNNDTSLNFSTKSIETAAADSDNTFDGTVTSSGTYTGTENKTYLIEITTGGALGAAKFKVSEDGGVTWGAADAYTTSATATSIFDELHSTDQGVDVAFGAGTQDFAVGDRFTIDVFNPTLQAAQDASLEVDNISMTKSSNTITDVIEGMTLNLLSADSSSPVSVTVSNDTSTVMSNISDFVEAYNSALSLIDEQFQYDSDNDTSGPLNGDATLRNIQQQLRSIISTSIDGLTGDYVVLSQIGIKTGSDGQLAIDESDLSDALSDDFVGVSRIFVGHGSTSHGSVSYLSHTDDTEAGTYDIRISGNTLQFRVSGGDTWYDAPEAVDSSDVFTGPEDSPMEGLRIQTAASTPGDYGTVTITRGVAAQLSRQLDYLTDSYTGTIHYQEKGIEDHMDYLDDRIADLEVRMDQIEARYTRQFSVLEALLGRMQSQSDWLTNQVVRLR; from the coding sequence ATGGCAACATCTACTGTGAGCGGCTTGGCTTCGGGGATCAACTGGACGGACATAATAAGCCAGTTGATGGAAATCGAACGCCGCCCCATCACACTTCTTGAGAGCAGGAAGTCCGACTACCAGGAGAAGCTCTCCGCGTGGCAGACGATCAATACGCGTCTTTTGTCTCTCAAGAGCGAAGCCGACTCCCTGAAAACCGCCTCCGATTTTCTAGCAAAGACCGCCTCGTCCAGCGACGAGGACATCCTTACGGTCTCCGCCACCAGCTCCGCTGTGGCAGGCAGTTACTCGGTAACGGTCAACCGGCTTGCCCAGTCCCACAAGATCGGCTCTCAAGGTTGGGAGGACGAGGACAGTACGGCTGTGGCCAGCAGCTCCGGGACCTTCACATTCTCGGTGGGGTCCGGTGACAGCGTGGAGATATCGGTGGATTCCACCACCACCCTGCTCGATCTCAGGGATGCCATCAACGGAGCCGACGGCGGCCTCACCGCTACGATCCTCAATGACGGTTCGGCAACCAATCCTTACCGTCTGGTACTGACGGCCGACGAATCCGGAGAGGAAAATGCCATCACGATCTCAAATAACGACACTTCTCTCAACTTCAGCACAAAGAGTATCGAGACGGCCGCGGCCGACAGCGACAACACCTTTGACGGTACCGTAACCTCTTCCGGCACGTACACCGGTACGGAAAACAAGACCTATCTGATCGAGATCACCACTGGAGGGGCTCTAGGGGCAGCCAAATTCAAAGTTTCCGAGGACGGTGGAGTAACCTGGGGTGCTGCCGATGCGTACACGACCAGTGCGACCGCCACGTCGATTTTCGACGAGCTCCACAGCACAGATCAGGGGGTGGATGTGGCCTTCGGAGCCGGAACCCAGGATTTCGCCGTGGGAGACCGCTTTACCATTGACGTATTCAACCCCACCCTTCAGGCTGCACAGGACGCGAGCCTCGAGGTGGACAACATCAGCATGACCAAGAGCTCCAATACAATCACCGATGTGATCGAGGGAATGACCCTCAACCTTCTCTCCGCAGATTCCAGCAGTCCGGTTTCCGTCACTGTCTCGAACGACACGTCGACGGTCATGTCCAATATCAGCGATTTTGTGGAGGCTTACAACAGCGCCCTTTCCCTTATCGATGAGCAGTTTCAGTACGATAGCGACAACGATACTTCGGGTCCCCTCAACGGGGACGCAACTCTGCGCAATATCCAACAGCAGCTCAGGAGCATTATCAGCACATCCATCGATGGGCTCACCGGCGACTATGTGGTTCTCTCCCAGATCGGAATCAAGACCGGAAGCGACGGGCAACTCGCGATCGACGAATCTGATCTCTCTGACGCCCTTTCTGACGATTTTGTGGGGGTCAGCCGGATTTTCGTTGGTCACGGCAGCACGAGCCACGGTTCCGTCTCCTACCTCTCCCACACCGATGACACCGAGGCCGGCACTTACGATATCCGTATTTCCGGCAACACCTTGCAGTTCAGAGTGTCCGGCGGGGATACATGGTACGATGCCCCAGAGGCGGTGGACAGTTCGGATGTTTTTACCGGGCCAGAAGACAGTCCCATGGAGGGCTTGAGAATCCAGACAGCGGCGTCGACTCCCGGCGACTATGGGACAGTGACCATTACCCGTGGGGTGGCCGCCCAGCTGAGCAGGCAACTGGATTATCTCACCGACTCGTACACGGGTACGATTCACTACCAGGAAAAGGGCATCGAGGACCACATGGACTATCTGGACGACCGGATCGCCGATCTCGAAGTCCGGATGGACCAGATTGAGGCGAGGTACACCAGGCAGTTTTCTGTTCTGGAAGCCCTGCTCGGTCGGATGCAGAGCCAGAGTGACTGGTTGACCAACCAGGTGGTGAGATTGCGTTAG
- a CDS encoding glycosyltransferase family 2 protein, with the protein MSTHTGKVSLYIPCRNAEKHLEKTLRSVFSQTHPLLEVIAVDDGSEDRTGEILESYGVRVVRHQEPMGITRARNTALHHARGEFLASVDADVVLEPDWLEKIMTNFSEGFVGGVGGRIVERNVDSLVGRWILAHRNPDKGETKLVPPALPTTAVVYRRKTLLEIGGFNDDKRYDHSDLDASMRAVMIGYRLVYEPEATCYHYFQGDIRRLFDGMWRFKKDAYVNCGLFVNPFGLRRKVEINLGEFYQMLMDDFGAGRRTIMPLDIIGALRHSLMDIRLYCRLHPDHIRGLEGDTFGALKLGLRYILEQKEAVSGPLAADILREIWDISVDSAREGALSESAGGNGNVGLSGFLRARFPRADLERVSEWLTMFLGFLNSFPDEIWESMNRPAEQAGRSMTDQG; encoded by the coding sequence GTGTCAACCCATACTGGCAAGGTCAGCCTTTACATACCCTGCCGAAACGCAGAGAAGCATCTGGAAAAGACTCTGAGGAGTGTCTTCTCCCAAACCCACCCGCTTCTCGAGGTCATCGCGGTGGACGACGGGTCCGAAGATCGTACGGGGGAGATTCTCGAGTCTTACGGGGTCAGAGTCGTCAGGCATCAAGAGCCCATGGGGATCACCCGGGCGCGCAATACCGCCCTCCACCATGCCAGAGGGGAATTCCTCGCCTCTGTCGATGCGGATGTCGTGCTCGAACCGGACTGGTTGGAGAAAATCATGACCAACTTCTCCGAAGGGTTTGTGGGGGGTGTTGGAGGGAGAATCGTCGAAAGGAACGTCGATTCTCTGGTGGGGAGGTGGATCCTCGCCCACCGGAATCCAGACAAGGGAGAGACAAAACTGGTACCCCCGGCCCTTCCGACCACGGCCGTGGTCTACAGGAGAAAGACCCTCCTGGAGATCGGCGGGTTCAACGACGATAAGCGTTACGACCACTCCGACCTCGACGCCTCAATGCGGGCGGTCATGATCGGATACAGGCTCGTCTATGAACCCGAAGCCACGTGCTATCACTACTTTCAGGGAGACATACGAAGGCTCTTTGACGGGATGTGGCGGTTCAAGAAAGACGCCTATGTGAACTGCGGGCTTTTTGTCAACCCCTTTGGTTTGAGAAGAAAGGTCGAAATAAACCTTGGCGAGTTTTACCAGATGCTGATGGACGATTTCGGCGCTGGAAGGCGCACCATCATGCCTCTGGATATTATCGGGGCATTGCGTCATTCCCTCATGGACATCCGGCTTTATTGCAGACTCCACCCAGACCACATCAGAGGTCTTGAAGGGGACACCTTTGGAGCCCTGAAACTCGGGCTCCGATACATTCTGGAGCAAAAGGAGGCTGTCTCCGGCCCGCTGGCAGCGGATATTCTGAGAGAGATCTGGGACATTTCCGTGGACTCCGCAAGAGAGGGGGCGTTGTCCGAGTCCGCAGGGGGAAATGGGAATGTCGGCCTCTCCGGTTTTCTCAGGGCCCGGTTTCCAAGGGCCGATCTGGAGAGGGTCTCGGAGTGGCTGACCATGTTCCTGGGCTTCCTGAACAGTTTTCCCGACGAGATATGGGAAAGCATGAATAGACCGGCCGAGCAAGCAGGCCGGAGTATGACGGATCAGGGTTGA
- a CDS encoding glycosyltransferase: MATGSCLNILTFNWHEAYLTMLARTGHLFHAVEVAKGGHFGWQYNMRPLPENITLLQEAEALARLRAGDFDLVVCHNMRDLLAVEGVDIPKILVFHNKISTEIALGGHRATAEQYRTGIRDLAARNRLTLVFISESKRENCALEGPVILPGIDLNHYGGYKGEVERVLRVGNLMKERDIMLGFSWQEEILRGIPSTLVGINPTVAESRVSESWQDLKNHYQSHRLFLNSTLHPWEDGYNLAMLEAMATGMPVVSIANPTSPIVDGINGYISQDTAYLRHRIEELLSDREKASELGRQARKTVEKRFPMARFVRGWNRLFEKVMERSTNPAIPRWRRNPEWCRGGRSRSTRENTVGMKNVLLCYTSNPTTTGCYLERSFRRHHNVITCGPAISREMIRAWNLENMKEKPRTHDFSSASVDLRVVMGSVGKVWRPDFLLWVETGIWFPLEGLDSLDCPRACYLIDTHLHRDLHLRWARNFDVVFLAQRAYIPIFQEAGIERVYWLPLACDRDIHGRKRVKKRYDIGFVGSITAGNQRRIVLLDRLSKRFDLHVERCFLKDMARVFSASRIVFNNAIKDDLNMRIFEVLASGSLLLTDRARGSGLEDLFQDRVHLVIYEDESLEDIAGYYLDHEEEREAIAARGRREVLMRHTYDHRVREIINRLGDVSQQGSRRASWRAMRGFRRRPQQGPSPASSIPGEKLEEKGCLTEARERYWERLKRDPSDRRALMGLGRISIRFQKWQAAESYLQRAVDVEEDWESLFLLARCKMNSGKQSEALAYLDRARDQDGRDPRRRTAVLSAMGECLGQLGDYERAEASFVEAAGVDPSSDEAWTGLGEVESMRGNHEKAEGAFRKAVGINSKNDRARCGLGLAVWERGKRDEAIEILQRALDINPENLVCLNRLLGCCREEGMFNVAERYLKEYLRVHPLNCEVLYGLGSLYYEWGRYEEARRAAETILMFEPNHKGANEMTALLAGKEEKGSEGRPPLPDPGGPGSWKKQDRPMP, from the coding sequence GTGGCTACCGGGTCGTGTCTCAATATCCTCACCTTCAACTGGCATGAGGCTTATCTGACGATGCTCGCCCGAACAGGGCATCTTTTCCACGCGGTGGAGGTCGCCAAGGGGGGACACTTCGGGTGGCAATACAACATGCGACCTCTCCCTGAAAACATCACCCTCCTGCAGGAGGCGGAGGCCCTCGCAAGGCTCCGGGCAGGGGATTTCGACCTCGTGGTATGCCATAACATGAGGGACCTTCTGGCAGTCGAAGGGGTCGATATCCCCAAGATCCTCGTGTTTCACAACAAGATCTCCACCGAAATCGCCCTGGGAGGCCACAGGGCCACAGCCGAACAGTACCGTACCGGGATCCGTGACCTTGCGGCAAGAAACCGTCTGACCCTTGTCTTTATCTCCGAGTCTAAGCGGGAGAACTGCGCACTGGAAGGACCCGTGATCCTCCCAGGGATCGACCTGAATCACTACGGCGGGTATAAGGGGGAGGTGGAGCGGGTTCTCAGGGTGGGCAACCTCATGAAAGAACGGGACATCATGCTCGGGTTCTCATGGCAGGAGGAGATCCTGAGGGGTATCCCCTCCACCCTTGTAGGAATCAATCCTACGGTTGCCGAGTCGAGAGTGTCGGAAAGCTGGCAGGATCTGAAGAACCACTATCAGAGCCACCGCCTTTTTCTCAACTCCACCCTCCATCCGTGGGAAGACGGGTACAACCTGGCCATGCTGGAGGCCATGGCCACGGGGATGCCTGTTGTCTCCATTGCGAACCCGACATCCCCGATCGTGGACGGCATAAATGGTTACATTTCTCAGGACACGGCTTATCTGAGGCATAGGATCGAAGAACTTCTCTCGGACAGGGAAAAGGCCTCCGAACTCGGGAGGCAAGCCCGGAAGACTGTGGAGAAGCGGTTTCCCATGGCCCGGTTCGTCCGAGGCTGGAACCGTCTTTTCGAAAAGGTCATGGAGAGATCGACGAATCCCGCGATCCCCCGCTGGCGGAGAAATCCCGAGTGGTGTCGAGGCGGTCGCTCTCGGTCCACGAGGGAAAACACTGTTGGGATGAAAAACGTCCTTCTCTGCTATACCTCCAACCCGACTACGACGGGATGCTACCTGGAGAGAAGCTTCAGAAGGCATCACAACGTTATCACCTGTGGTCCTGCTATCAGCCGGGAAATGATCCGCGCCTGGAACCTTGAAAACATGAAGGAGAAGCCCAGGACTCATGATTTTTCCTCGGCTTCAGTGGATCTGAGGGTTGTCATGGGATCCGTGGGCAAGGTTTGGCGCCCCGACTTCTTGCTCTGGGTCGAGACGGGGATCTGGTTTCCCCTGGAGGGGCTCGATTCACTCGACTGCCCCAGGGCCTGTTACCTCATCGACACCCATCTGCACAGGGATCTCCATCTCAGGTGGGCCAGAAACTTCGATGTGGTCTTTCTGGCCCAGCGGGCCTATATCCCGATTTTCCAGGAGGCAGGGATAGAAAGGGTCTACTGGCTTCCTCTGGCCTGTGATCGTGATATCCACGGCAGGAAGAGGGTAAAGAAGCGCTATGATATTGGGTTCGTAGGGAGCATCACCGCTGGAAACCAGAGGAGAATCGTTCTTCTCGATCGGCTTTCAAAGCGTTTTGATCTTCATGTTGAGAGATGTTTTCTCAAGGACATGGCCCGTGTTTTCAGTGCTTCGAGAATCGTCTTCAACAACGCCATCAAAGATGATCTCAACATGCGTATTTTCGAGGTCCTTGCCAGTGGAAGCCTTCTCCTTACCGACAGGGCCAGGGGGAGCGGGCTCGAGGACCTCTTCCAGGACAGGGTCCACCTGGTGATCTACGAGGACGAGAGTCTGGAAGATATCGCCGGATACTATCTCGACCATGAGGAAGAGCGGGAGGCCATAGCGGCCAGGGGAAGAAGAGAGGTCCTGATGAGGCATACCTACGACCACAGGGTTCGGGAGATCATCAACAGGCTCGGGGACGTGAGCCAACAGGGCAGTCGGAGGGCTTCCTGGAGGGCAATGAGAGGATTCAGGCGGAGGCCTCAGCAGGGGCCGAGCCCCGCGAGTTCGATTCCAGGTGAGAAACTCGAAGAGAAGGGCTGCCTGACCGAAGCGAGAGAGCGATATTGGGAGCGGTTGAAGAGAGACCCATCAGACAGAAGGGCGCTCATGGGGCTCGGCAGGATCTCCATCCGGTTTCAGAAGTGGCAGGCCGCAGAGTCATACCTCCAGAGGGCGGTTGATGTGGAGGAGGATTGGGAGTCGCTCTTTCTCCTGGCGAGGTGCAAGATGAATTCTGGAAAGCAGTCAGAGGCACTGGCCTATCTCGACAGAGCCAGGGATCAGGACGGCCGGGATCCCCGTCGTCGGACGGCGGTGCTCAGCGCCATGGGGGAGTGCCTGGGACAATTGGGTGATTACGAAAGAGCAGAGGCGAGCTTTGTCGAGGCCGCCGGTGTGGACCCCTCTTCCGATGAGGCCTGGACCGGCTTGGGAGAGGTCGAAAGTATGAGAGGGAATCACGAAAAAGCAGAAGGGGCCTTTCGAAAGGCCGTCGGTATCAACTCGAAGAACGATCGTGCCCGGTGCGGCCTGGGACTCGCCGTGTGGGAGCGGGGCAAAAGGGACGAGGCCATCGAAATACTCCAAAGGGCTCTCGACATAAACCCCGAAAACCTGGTCTGCCTGAACCGTCTTCTCGGATGCTGCCGCGAGGAGGGGATGTTCAATGTGGCGGAGAGGTATCTCAAGGAGTACCTGAGGGTCCATCCCTTGAATTGCGAGGTTCTTTACGGCTTGGGCTCGCTCTACTACGAGTGGGGGCGGTACGAGGAAGCCAGGAGAGCGGCGGAGACGATCCTCATGTTCGAGCCGAACCACAAAGGAGCAAATGAGATGACAGCCCTCCTCGCGGGCAAGGAGGAAAAGGGAAGTGAGGGGCGGCCCCCTCTGCCCGATCCGGGGGGTCCCGGGTCCTGGAAAAAGCAAGACCGGCCTATGCCTTGA